CCCACCTGGAGGAGAACGTGGCCGCGGCAGCCGTCGAGCTGACCGACGCCGACCTGGAGGACCTGGCCACGCCGCCCCGCCGGACGCGGTCGGCGCGCCAGGTCGCCGGTCAGGTGAAGCGACGCCTCGGGCGCTGACCCGTCAACCGTTGATGTTGCCCATGGAGCCGCCCAGGTCGGGGTGCTCGGAGCTGAAGAGGCCCCAGTAGCTGTCCCAGCCCGGGACGTTCCACATGTGGGTCATCCAGAGGTTCCCCAGCGGGATGTTGCGGCCACCCCGCTCGGCGCAGTCCTCGTCGGTGGTGCTGGTGTCCCCGAGCACGCCGCCGGCCCCGATGCAGAGCGACTCGTGGACGTGCCATGGGTCGTTCTCGCCCACGAAGCCCTCGGGCGGCCCGTCGGAGAACTGCAGGTAGCTCAGGCCCACGATCTGACTGTCGGGGTCGGTGCCGTCGTAGAGCAGGATCTCGGGCTCGGTCGGGTCGAACGGGTTCCGCAGCGCGTCGTTGTTGATGTAGTGGGCGGCGATGCAGGGCACGTAGGGGGTGATGCGGCGCCAGCCGGCAGCCTCGGCATCCTTCACGGTCGCGTACTTCTGGACCGGGACCTCGGACTGCTCGACCTGCGCCCGGAACTCGACGCGCTGCTCGGCGGTGAGCGGCGTCACGGCGACCGGTCCCCGGTGGCCGTGACCCGAGTTGCCCTCGCTGGACACCCCCGCCTGCTCGCAGGCCGACGTGCCGTCCGCCATGATCATCACGTCGGTGTGGCCCTCGACGTGCTCCGTGCCCTCCGCGGCTGCCGTGCCCTCCATGGCGGCGTGGTCGTGGCCACTTGCGTCGGCTGCGGCCCCGTGGCCGTCGGCCTCGCCGTGCGAGTGCTCGGCGGCGAACGAGGGCGTGAGCGCGATCGTCGACACGATCGCCACGGCCGTGCCGGCGATGCCGAAGCCGCCCAGCCCGAGCGCCGGGCGCAGCGACTGCTGGGCCAGCGCGGGCTTCAGCAGCACGACCAGCGCCACCAGCACGATCCCGGCCTCGAAGCCGGTTGCCAGGGCATCGGACAGGGCGATGTCCTCGGCCACGTTCTTCCCGGGGCCGAAGGGCATGCCGGTGGTGCGCGAGACGACCCACGTCCCGATCACCACGACGTTGCCCAGCACGCCCACCAGCAGCAGGTTCCGGGTAGGCCGCACGATCACGGCGGCCGCCCAGCTCAGCTGCAGCCAGGCGACCACGGCGAAGAACGTGCCGTGGTACCAGGTGAGGTCGAAGTGCTCGCCCGCGTGGGCGAAGTGGATCACGCCTGCGCCCAGAGAGAGCGCGACGAGGAACCAACCCAAGTACCGACCGACGGTGCCGTCGTTGGTAGTCATCCCAGAAACCCCCCGGATCCTGTGCTTGCAGACCGCGTGCAAGCACCTTACTCCCAGGAACATAAGTCCAGCGGAAGTTCCCGGGCACCCCGGGCTTAGGGTGTCGGCCATGACGGACGACGACGTGCTGCTGGTGGAGGTCGCCGACCGGGTGGCCACGGTGACCCTCAACCGACCCCGCTCCCGCAACGCGCTGAACCGTGACCTGCGGCGCGCCCTGAACGAGGGACTGCGGACGCTCGACACCGACGACGCCGTCGACGTGGTGATCCTCACCGGCAGCGACCCGGCCTTCTGTGCCGGCCTCGACCTCAAGGAGCTGGGCAGCTCGCCGACCGCCGGCCAGGAGGCCCTGCCGGTCGACACGCCGCGTCGCCCGGCCGACCGGGGCCCGTTCCCGGCGATGTCGAAGCCGGTGATCGGGGCGGTGAACGGGCCGGCCATCACCGGCGGGTTCGAGGTGGCGCTGCGCTGCGACCTGCTCGTCGCCTCCGAGCGGGCCAGCTTCGCCGACACCCACGCCCGCGTCGGGATCATGCCGGACTGGGGCCTGACCGTGCTGCTGCCGCAGGCGGTCGGGGTGCGCCGGGCGCGGGAGATGTCGCTCACCGGCAACTTCCTCGACGCCGCCACCGCGCTCGCCTGGGGCCTGGTCAACCACGTGGTGCCGCACGACGACCTGCTGCCGTTCTGCCGGAAGCTGGCGGCCGACGTGGTGTCGAACGACCAGGTCTCCGCCCGGCGCAT
This portion of the Acidimicrobiales bacterium genome encodes:
- a CDS encoding enoyl-CoA hydratase translates to MTDDDVLLVEVADRVATVTLNRPRSRNALNRDLRRALNEGLRTLDTDDAVDVVILTGSDPAFCAGLDLKELGSSPTAGQEALPVDTPRRPADRGPFPAMSKPVIGAVNGPAITGGFEVALRCDLLVASERASFADTHARVGIMPDWGLTVLLPQAVGVRRAREMSLTGNFLDAATALAWGLVNHVVPHDDLLPFCRKLAADVVSNDQVSARRILRTYAEAAYATDAEAWDLETAAAKEWRNDQVDPAEIEARRALVTSRGRSQVS